In the Clavelina lepadiformis chromosome 8, kaClaLepa1.1, whole genome shotgun sequence genome, one interval contains:
- the LOC143469822 gene encoding ankyrin repeat domain-containing protein 17-like isoform X1, with product MNRHANANIQLSTDDILMWQPPRPSIDIESLAEIERFLFGDRYSLGDQAVAFAEDIESFILDQESFGSDHSALASKLALLAATSHASVDGAGDESISVDAETQARLEALLEAAGIGKLSTTDGKALADPEVLRRLSSSVSCALDEAASALSKMKPDSENPNEASSERSLVEACSEGDVSTVRKLLYEGRSANETTEDGESLLSLACSAGYYELAEVLLSMHANVEDCGAKGECTPLMEAASGGYGEIVNLLIQHGADVNATSNTGNTALTYACCGGYEDVVRILVDEGAELECHNENGHTPLMEAASGGHVGVASLLLDHGAGINTHSNEFKESALTLACYKGHLQMVRFLLQAGADQEHKTDEMHTALMEASMDGHVEVARLLLDSGAQVNMPADSFESPLTLAACGGHVHLADLLIQRGAALEEVNDEGYTPLMEAAREGHEEMVALLLAKGANVNAKTEETQETALTLACCGGFLECGELLVRAGADIETGCSTPLMEAAQEGQLDLVKFLIQQGANVNATTTSGDSALSYACEHGHTDVADHLLAAGADLEHETEGGRTPLMKAARAGHLCTVQFLISRGADVNRITKNNEHSVLSLACVCGHLSVVELLLCQGADPTHKLKDGSTMLLEAAKGGHTTVVQLLLDFPHNFMSLPPENAHVTSPTPERVTPRVPTKSLPMVVPPQEPDQAPELPITAACEHYAKGVENTTADHDVTINETSEKTAGQLQALYEQQLQYYQQQNPSDSTNTSSFNTAALVTHLIQQGSLLSQASDYLSPDAKLAVDKDVAITVESFLRSMASDAAAGKTRSAESIVEEAQGKLTELEQRIKEAIEKNAQLRSIEMMQNDQLTKDKVEEMYKTREEQIHKKQKILDELQKVERELQLKTQQQLKKHYIEMKQEEGAALQRGKPDGDDMESLKNQPWENETPTIEPNKLKLTPRPTAEVFNEKPKPIPPSTQNLNNGSSGSLPQAAKDNEDPFCQCPHHPEHCGTCEEPAVEGQAQLPPVPAFVPSQTLMPYHLEIDGHTESNHDTPLTLACAGGHYELVQLLIARGANIEHRDKKGFTPLILAATAGHVEVASILLSSQADIEAQSERTKDTPLSLACSGGRLEVVELLLDRGANKEHRNVSDYTPLSLAASGGYVNIIKLLLNHGAEINSRTGSKLGISPLMLAAMNGHTQAVQLLLDMGADINAQIETNRNTALTLACFQGRHEVVSLLVDRKANVEHRAKTGLTPLMEAASGGYAEVGRVLLDKGADPNAAPVPSSRDTALTIAADKGHYRFCELVLTRGAQVEVKNKKGNTPLWLACNGGHLDVVMLLVGKGADVNAADNRNVIPLMAAFRKGHVQVVRWLAKEVSQFPSDAECMRYIATISDRELLKRCHQCMECIVQAKDRQAQEANKFASELLEELDMEKSQEENRKERAARKREKRRLKRKQRKKVDEDTKDEKESIGIESEKDEQQSPMQDMANAIEKLQLNSESVKKPAVITSSPSNNSTASAVVSAQSKNNNIVLGEQADVKVSVSVPSLLPSNLKVSTPAVSVTGISTQTSALRPKDEEKTPESKRKALQPPIAQSIDSSGIGSGGETSPRPNPLRKHRKSATTHKQTSTTRESYAQSAKSAPRTTSATFRNSTIAPSPGKRTQRRDEGWKEVTTRKYGSSNAAKRIMVSSNLISRVIGRAGVNINAIREVTGAHIDIDKQRKGGQERTVTIKGASEAIKHAHQLITSLIKEDRTDHEISDIIAKAHAQAAQNAAAKQPVHKPTMTVVAAPIPSKPAWTVPPSIVAQAASQPRQPASTTSSFKVGVWAPPTTQAVSSNSSPTPAQNKWTQASTTVTNTQSAPTVEKVKKALFAALPPPVTSVNSIPSVSFQSKTLDKQGSKPVQPVAPMMSTKVTTVAPTRVPHSSFGPVGSALSTPHHLLPARSLNQGHVTHDKSVFSPSHGSAAPSACHNSMTSAESLMPSSRALMTSVPQSNVIPSGHMPISSSQITPISPTQSSAPDQNLMIPTQIPALTPNNAPVESMKAVKFVGAKSVQKNTETNNSSGVKNGFGLVQAEGNPMSSTYSPFSGSFTPSAGSATMWNSEPTAGASIGPYQKSTQSAMVGATSVEPEQSKTPIDQSKAPGYRGNMNSPAIENGIIGVSSSSTNNLDTASPAGSQQGSPGTDGEIANRPRPIGTERAYHRRAANPPLPLTTVVGNQATNIWSYDKLTPARIGMQPLEQAKYTNWSNVGSNDGIMTTATSNKPQVTASEIPSSHKTPTIEPLSNPHMPTPNHSFSHHLPPVGFNAQTRMHPSNNHFSQTSSGGVGSQPPIGSHLGSNSSVGIVGPQQQQQSALQPIGSHLGGAGHFRSNNTFQHGQQMQRNYPSNPVPQQSQRYQVPYYMQADISRYVQNMGSDVNWQQHSMYNHQSRHTAVGPYQHKEMQNSNGMYGSIPSQYSGNIHGNDGSSGIATGYSNTQMQEVNPSYQMHADGQTGYMRDGAPFLDGRSDYMVRGVAPNNFSNPTPAGNAWDQSTCRPHSGTGYHAMNGGTSRTDVPSAIGTQQSMEADAQQGWEWLSH from the exons ATGAATCGTCACGCAAATGCTAATATTCAATTGTCAACGGATGATATCTTAATGTGGCAACCACCACGACCCTCTATAGATATCGAAAGTTTAGCTGAAATAGAACGCTTTCTTTTTGGCGACCGCTACAGCCTTGGTGATCAGGCTGTAGCTTTTGCTGAAGAT ATTGAATCCTTCATACTAGACCAAGAAAGTTTTGGAAGTGACCATTCTGCACTTGCTTCAAAGCTAGCTTTGTTAGCAGCTACAAGCCACGCATCAGTTGACGGTGCTGGAGACGAATCAATTTCTGTTGACGCTGAAACTCAGGCTAGGTTGGAAGCCTTGCTTGAAGCAGCTG GCATTGGAAAACTATCCACCACTGACGGAAAAGCATTAGCTGATCCCGAGGTATTACGCCGCCTATCATCATCTGTGTCCTGTGCATTAGATGAAGCTGCATCTGCTTTGTCTAAAATGAAACCTGACAGTGAAAACCCCAATGAAGCATCCTCTGAAAG GTCTTTAGTGGAAGCTTGTAGCGAAGGTGATGTCAGCACAGTGCGTAAGTTATTATATGAAGGTCGTTCTGCTAATGAGACAACAGAAGACGGAGAAAGTTTACTATCCCTTGCTTGTTCTGCAGGATATTATGAGCTTGCCGAG GTTCTACTTTCGATGCACGCCAATGTTGAAGACTGTGGAGCAAAAGGCGAATGTACTCCACTTATGGAGGCTGCATCAGGCGGTTATGGTGAAATTGTCAATCTATTAATACAACATGGTGCTGATGTTAATGCAACTTCAAACACAG GGAACACTGCCCTCACATATGCTTGTTGTGGAGGCTATGAAGATGTTGTTCGCATTCTTGTTGATGAAGGGGCTGAATTAGAATGTCACAATGAAAACGGCCACACTCCTTTAATGGAAGCTGCATCTGGCGGTCATGTTGGTGTTGCATCACTATTGTTAGATCATGGTGCAGGAATAAACACACATTCCAATGAATTCAAGGAATCCGCATTAACACTTGCTTGCTATAAAG GACACCTGCAAATGGTCCGTTTTTTACTACAAGCCGGTGCCGATCAGGAACATAAAACCGATGAAATGCACACAGCTTTAATGGAAGCCTCAATG GATGGGCATGTGGAAGTGGCAAGACTATTACTGGATTCTGGTGCCCAAGTTAACATGCCGGCTGACAGTTTTGAATCCCCCTTGACCTTAGCAGCCTGTGGAGGTCATGTGCACTTAGCAGATCTTCTCATTCAGAGGGGAGCTGCACTTGAAGAAGTTAATGATGAAGGATACACACCATTGATGGAAGCAGCAAGAGAAGGCCATGAAGAAATGGTTGCCTTACTTCTTGCTAAAG GAGCAAATGTAAATGCCAAAACTGAAGAGACCCAAGAAACTGCATTAACATTAGCCTGCTGTGGGGGATTCCTGGAGTGTGGTGAGCTGCTTGTGAGAGCTGGAGCAGATATTGAAACTGGATGCTCAACTCCTCTTATGGAAGCAGCTCAGGAGGGACAACTTGatcttgttaaatttttaatacagCAAG GTGCTAATGTCAATGCCACAACCACAAGTGGAGATTCTGCCTTGTCATATGCCTGTGAGCATGGACACACGGATGTTGCGGATCACCTTTTAGCTGCAGGTGCTGATCTGGAGCATGAAACAGAAGGAGGGAGAACGCCACTGATGAAAGCTGCCAGGGCCGGTCACCTTTGCACTGTCCAGTTCTTAATTTCAAGGG GAGCTGATGTAAATCGAATCACAAAGAATAATGAGCACAGTGTTTTGTCCCTTGCCTGTGTCTGTGGCCACCTCTCTGTTGTAGAACTGCTTTTATGTCAAGGGGCAGACCCAACACATAAA cTAAAAGATGGTTCAACAATGCTGCTTGAAGCTGCCAAAGGAGGCCATACAACAGTGGTCCAGCTGCTTCTAGATTTTCCACACAACTTTATGTCACTACCTCCTGAAAATGCTCAT GTAACTTCACCAACACCTGAGCGAGTAACTCCTCGTGTGCCAACTAAGTCACTGCCAATGGTTGTTCCGCCTCAGGAGCCAGATCAGGCACCAGAACTGCCTATCACTGCTGCTTGTGAACATTATGCTAAAGGTGTTGAAAATACTACCGCTGAtcatgacgtaacaattaatGAGACCAGTGAAAAGACAGCAg GTCAACTACAAGCTCTGTATGAACAGCAGTTACAGTACtatcaacaacaaaatccCTCGGACTCGACAAACACTTCGTCATTCAACACAGCAGCATTGGTCACACATTTAATCCAGCAAGGCAGTCTCCTGTCACAAGCATCTGATTATCTCTCGCCTGATGCCAAACTGGCAGTTGATAAAGATGTTGCCATCACCGTTGAGTCATTTCTTCGATCAATGGCTAGTGACGCTGCAG CGGGAAAAACACGATCTGCCGAATCCATCGTTGAAGAAGCCCAAGGAAAATTAACTGAGCTTGAACAGAGGATCAAAGAGGCCATTGAGAAGAATGCCCAACTAAGGAGCATTGAAATGATGCAG AATGATCAGCTAACAAAAGACAAGGTAGAAGAAATGTATAAGACTAGGGAAGAACAAATccacaagaaacaaaaaatactggATGAATTACAAAAG GTTGAAAGGGAACTTCAGTTAAAAACTCAACAACAACTAAAAAAGCATTACATAGAAATGAAGCAAGAAGAGGGGGCTGCATTGCAAAGAG GTAAACCTGATGGAGATGACAtggaaagtttaaaaaaccaGCCTTGG GAAAACGAAACTCCAACGATTGAACCAAACAAACTAAAAC TGACACCTAGACCTACTGCTGAAGTATTTAAC GAGAAGCCAAAGCCCATTCCTCCATCAACACAGAATTTAAACAATG GATCCTCTGGTTCACTACCACAAGCAGCAAAAGACAATGAAGATCCATTTTGTCAGTGCCCTCATCATCCAGAGCATTGTGGAACATGTGAAG AACCAGCTGTAGAAGGTCAAGCCCAACTCCCTCCTGTTCCTGCATTTGTACCATCACAAACCTTGATGCCTTATCATCTTGAAATTGATGGACATACAGAGAGCAACCATGACACTCCTTTAACACTAGCTTGCGCTGGTGGTCATTATGAGCTGGTTCAGTTGCTAATTGCCAGAGGTGCCAACATTGAACACAGAGACAAAAAAG GTTTTACCCCCCTGATTTTGGCCGCAACAGCTGGTCACGTAGAAGTGGCTTCGATATTACTCTCGTCCCAGGCTGACATTGAAGCTCAATCAGAAAGGACCAAAGACACTCCACTCTCTTTGGCATGCTCTGGTGGGCGTTTAGAAGTCGTTGAACTGCTTCTTGATAGAGGTGCCAACAAAGAACATCGAAATGTGTCAGATTACACACCACTATCCTTAGCAGCATCTGGCGGCTATGTGAACATCATAAAACTGCTGTTAAACCATGGTGCTGAAATTAATTCCAG AACTGGCAGCAAGTTGGGAATATCACCTCTCATGCTTGCAGCTATGAATGGGCACACACAGGCTGTACAGCTTTTACTTGATATGGGCGCAGATATAAATGCTCAG ATTGAAACCAACAGAAACACAGCATTGACCCTGGCGTGCTTCCAAGGCCGCCACGAAGTGGTAAGCCTGCTAGTGGACCGCAAGGCTAATGTTGAACATCGAGCCAAAACCGGACTCACTCCCCTGATGGAGGCTGCTTCTGGTGGATATGCAGAA GTTGGTCGAGTCCTTCTCGATAAAGGGGCAGACCCAAACGCCGCTCCTGTGCCTTCGTCACGTGATACGGCGCTAACGATCGCTGCTGATAAAGGACACTACCGCTTCTGTGAACTAGTCCTTACACG CGGGGCACAAGTTGAAGTGAAGAACAAGAAAGGCAACACTCCACTTTGGTTGGCTTGTAATGGAGGTCACCTCgatgttgtcatgttgttgGTTGGAAAAGGCGCTGACGTGAACGCCGCTGATAATCGCAATGTCATTCCCTTAATGGCCGCCTTTAGGAAAGGTCATGTCCAG GTTGTTCGTTGGCTAGCCAAAGAAGTGTCCCAGTTTCCATCGGATGCAGAATGCATGCGGTACATCGCCACGATATCAGATAGAGAATTGTTAAAAAGATGCCACCAGTGCATGGAGTGCATTGTGCAGGCCAAAGACAGACAAGCGCAGGAAGCAAACAAGTTCGCTTCAGAATTACTCGAGGAACTGGACATGGAAAAA AGCCAGGAGGAGAATCGGAAGGAGAGAGCGGCTCGGAAGAGAGAGAAGCGTcgtttgaaaagaaaacaaaggaAGAAAGTAGACGAGGATACGAAAGATGAGAAAGAAAGCATTGGCATCGAGA GCGAGAAAGATGAACAGCAGTCGCCCATGCAAGACATGGCCAACGCCATAGAAAAACTTCAGTTGAATTCAGAATCTGTGAAGAAGCCGGCCGTTATCACATCATCGCCTTCAAACAATTCCACGGCGTCTGCGGTTGTTTCTGctcaatcgaaaaacaacaacatagTTCTCg GTGAGCAAGCTGACGTCAAGGTTTCTGTGAGTGTACCGTCCTTGCTGCCGAGCAACCTAAAGGTATCTACGCCTGCGGTTTCAGTCACAGGAATTTCCACACAGACAAGTGCGTTGCGGCCAAAAGACGAGGAAAAAACACCAGAATCAAAACGAAAAGCTCTTCAGCCTCCAATTGCACAATCCATTGACAG CTCGGGGATTGGCTCTGGTGGTGAGACAAGTCCGCGTCCAAATCCGTTACGCAAACATCGAAAATCTGCCACAACTCACAAGCAAACTTCCACTACCCG TGAGTCGTATGCGCAATCTGCGAAGAGTGCTCCACGTACCACCTCTGCCACTTTCCGTAATTCGACGATCGCACCAAGCCCGGGCAAGAGAACACAGCGCCGAGATGAAGGCTGGAAGGAAGTTACCACAAGAAAATACGGAAGCTCCAATGC TGCCAAGCGCATTATGGTTTCATCCAACCTCATATCACGTGTGATTGGGCGGGCCGGCGTAAACATCAACGCCATAAGAGAGGTGACAGGCGCTCACATTGACATCGATAAACAACGGAAAGGTGGTCAAGAAAGAACAGTAACAATCAA GGGCGCTTCCGAAGCCATTAAACATGCGCACCAGTTGATCACATCTCTCATCAAAGAAGATCGAACCGACCACGAAATCTCGGACATAATTGCTAAGGCACATGCTCAAGCGGCGCAAAATGCTGCGGCTAAACAACCGGTTCACAAACCAACGATGACCGTTGTCGCTGCGCCGATACCATCCAAGCCGGCCTGGACTGTGCCACCGTCGATTGTAGCTCAAGCTGCTAGCCAG CCACGTCAGCCCGCTTCGACAACTTCATCCTTTAAAGTCGGTGTATGGGCCCCACCCACTACACAAGCAGTCAGCAGCAATAGTTCGCCCACCCCCGCTCAAAACAAATGGACACAAGCTTCTACAA CTGTTACGAATACTCAAAGCGCACCCACGGTGGAGAAAGTCAAGAAGGCTCTATTTGCTGCTCTGCCACCCCCTGTGACATCAGTAAATTCGATACCATCCGTTTCCTTTCAATCAAAAACATTAG ATAAACAAGGGAGCAAGCCTGTTCAACCCGTGGCGCCCATGATGTCCACAAAAGTGACCACAGTGGCTCCCACCAGGGTTCCTCATTCGTCGTTTGGTCCAGTCGGTTCCGCTCTGTCGACTCCACATCACTTGTTGCCTGCTCGTTCACTCAACCAGGGCCACGTCACACACGACAAAAGCGTTTTTTCTCCATCTCACGGTAGTGCCGCGCCCTCTGCTTGTCATAATTCAATGACGTCAGCTGAGAGCTTGATGCCTTCTTCACGAGCTTTGATGACGTCAGTTCCCCAATCCAACGTGATACCATCTGGCCACATGCCAATCAGTTCTTCCCAGATTACTCCCATAAGTCCTACTCAGTCCTCAGCACCGGATCAAAACCTAATGATTCCTACCCAAATCCCTGCCCTCACTCCGAACAATGCTCCTGTGGAATCTATGAAAGCTGTAAAGTTTGTTGGTGCAAAGTCTGTGCAAAAAAATACTGAAACTAATAACTCAA GCGGAGTAAAGAACGGTTTTGGTCTAGTTCAGGCCGAAGGTAATCCAATGTCTTCAACTTACTCACCATTCAGTGGTTCCTTCACGCCATCAGCTGGTTCAGCCACCATGTGGAATAGTGAACCTACTGCAGGTGCCTCCA TTGGTCCTTATCAAAAGAGCACTCAGTCAGCTATGGTTGGGGCAACCTCAGTGGAACCGGAGCAATCGAAAACTCCTATTGATCAGTCGAAGGCTCCCGGCTACAGAGGCAACATGAATTCACCGGCCATAGAAAATGGAATCATTGGAG TATCAAGTTCGAGCACAAACAATCTGGACACTGCATCTCCAGCCGGTTCCCAGCAGGGTTCGCCCGGCACGGATGGAGAGATTGCTAACAGGCCCAGACCAATAGGAACT GAGCGTGCCTACCACAGAAGAGCAGCCAACCCACCCCTTCCGTTGACTACAGTAGTTGGCAATCAAGCAACCAACATATGGTCTTATGACAAGTTAACTCCGGCCCGTATAGGAATGCAGCCACTGGAACAAGCCAAGT ACACAAACTGGTCTAACGTCGGCTCCAATGATGGTATCATGACAACAGCTACATCGAACAAACCGCAG GTTACTGCCTCAGAGATACCTTCATCGCATAAAACCCCAACGATCGAACCCCTTTCTAACCCTCATATGCCCACACCAAACCACTCCTTTTCCCATCACTTGCCACCCGTTGGTTTCAACGCTCAAACCCGCATGCACCCGAGTAACAACCACTTCTCGCAAACCAGCAGTGGAGGTGTGGGTAGCCAGCCCCCCATTGGCAGTCACCTTGGGAGTAACAGCAGTGTCGGTATTGTTGGTCcgcaacagcagcagcagtcGGCATTGCAGCCGATTGGTTCTCATTTGGGTGGTGCAGGACATTTCCGAAGCAATAACACATTTCAGCATGGCCAGCAG ATGCAGCGGAACTATCCTTCCAATCCGGTACCGCAGCAGTCACAGCGATACCAGGTGCCTTACTACATGCAAGCTGACATATCCCGCTACGTGCAGAATATGGGGTCGGACGTGAATTGGCAGCAGCACTCCATGTACAACCATCAATCTCGGCATACTGCTGTCGGTCCTTATCAACATAAG GAAATGCAGAATTCCAACGGCATGTACGGTTCGATTCCTTCACAATATTCTGGCAACATCCACGGCAACGATGGCAGCTCAGGAATCGCAACTGGGTACTCCAACACGCAAATGCAAGAAGTTAACCCATCCTACCAAATGCACGCCGACGGGCAAACAGGCTACATGCGGGATGGAGCACCTTTTCTTGACGGTCGAAGTGATTACATGGTCCGAGGTGTTGCGCCCAACAACTTCAGCAATCCAACCCCGGCTGGGAACGCTTGGGATCAAAGCACGTGCAGACCGCACTCAGGCACGGGATATCATGCTATGAACGGTGGTACGAGCA GAACAGATGTACCTTCAGCGATCGGAACACAACAGAGCATGGAGGCAGATGCTCAGCAG GGCTGGGAATGGTTATCGCATTGA